One Candidatus Polarisedimenticolia bacterium genomic window carries:
- the pepE gene encoding dipeptidase PepE yields MRLVLLSNSINFGCGYLDHAARAITELFQGARRIAFVPFALADQEGYHERVRLRFGALGLDVHRVMEGGHGRDVLEKSEGIFVGGGNTFRLLDRLQRSDFIALIRSRVLAGAPYLGSSAGTVVAGPTIRTTNDMPIVQPASFEALGLVPFQVNCHYLDPDPASRHMGETREARLREFLEENRRPVVALREGSWLEVAADAADAPRRVRLCGPLMARLYRRDHEPLECPPGDLPAFG; encoded by the coding sequence GTGCGCCTCGTTCTGCTCAGCAACTCGATCAACTTCGGCTGCGGGTATCTCGACCACGCCGCCCGGGCGATTACCGAGCTGTTCCAGGGCGCGCGACGCATTGCCTTCGTCCCCTTCGCCCTCGCCGACCAGGAGGGTTACCACGAACGCGTGCGGCTGCGCTTCGGGGCGCTGGGTCTCGACGTCCACCGGGTGATGGAGGGGGGGCACGGGCGCGACGTTCTGGAGAAGTCGGAGGGGATCTTCGTGGGGGGCGGGAACACCTTCAGGCTCCTGGACCGCCTGCAGCGATCGGATTTCATCGCGCTCATTCGTTCGCGGGTGCTCGCCGGCGCCCCGTACCTGGGGTCGAGCGCCGGGACGGTCGTCGCCGGCCCCACCATCCGCACGACCAACGACATGCCGATCGTCCAGCCCGCGTCGTTCGAGGCGCTCGGCCTGGTGCCGTTCCAGGTGAACTGCCACTACCTCGACCCCGACCCGGCCTCGCGGCACATGGGGGAGACGCGCGAGGCCCGCCTCCGCGAGTTCCTGGAGGAGAACCGCAGACCGGTGGTCGCGCTGCGGGAGGGCTCCTGGCTGGAGGTGGCGGCGGACGCCGCCGACGCTCCCCGCCGCGTTCGCTTGTGCGGGCCGCTCATGGCGCGCCTGTACCGCCGCGATCATGAGCCCCTCGAATGCCCGCCCGGCGACCTTCCGGCGTTCGGCTGA
- a CDS encoding 2Fe-2S iron-sulfur cluster-binding protein, translating into MSDRPRAGAPRREVDLTIDGTPVRVPEGTTILQACRAQKIDTPTLCYLENLTPVNVCRICVVEVEGSRVLVPACSRPVEPKMVVKTDSERVRLSRKLVLELLASSVDMSLVSNEIKGHMKRYEARPERFGPRAGPAPEGARDHAHPGHHAAPGNGSAATVAQSVKVDNDLYVRDYSKCILCYKCVEACGKDAQNTFAIAVAGRGFDARISTESARPLTDSACVYCGNCIGVCPTGALMFKSEHDMRRAGTWDESRQTQTDTICPYCGVGCTLQLRVQDNSIVKVTSPLDHEVTSGHLCIKGRFGWRFVQSRDLGREK; encoded by the coding sequence GTGAGCGATCGCCCGCGCGCTGGCGCGCCGCGCCGGGAGGTCGACCTGACCATCGACGGCACGCCCGTGCGCGTCCCCGAAGGGACGACGATCCTCCAGGCCTGCCGCGCGCAGAAGATCGACACGCCGACGCTGTGCTACCTCGAGAACCTGACGCCCGTCAACGTCTGCCGCATCTGCGTCGTCGAGGTGGAGGGGTCGCGCGTCCTCGTCCCCGCCTGCTCGCGCCCCGTCGAGCCGAAGATGGTCGTGAAGACCGACTCCGAGCGCGTGCGCCTCAGCCGCAAACTCGTTCTAGAGCTCCTGGCGTCGTCCGTCGACATGTCGCTCGTCTCGAACGAGATCAAGGGCCACATGAAGCGCTACGAGGCGCGCCCCGAGCGCTTCGGCCCCAGGGCCGGCCCGGCGCCCGAGGGGGCGCGCGATCACGCCCACCCCGGCCACCACGCCGCTCCCGGCAACGGTTCCGCCGCCACCGTCGCCCAGTCGGTCAAGGTCGACAACGATCTGTACGTCCGCGACTACTCGAAGTGCATCCTCTGCTACAAGTGCGTCGAGGCCTGCGGCAAGGACGCCCAGAACACCTTCGCCATCGCCGTCGCCGGCCGCGGCTTCGACGCCCGCATCTCGACCGAGTCCGCCCGTCCTCTCACCGACTCCGCCTGCGTCTACTGCGGCAACTGCATCGGCGTCTGCCCGACCGGCGCGCTGATGTTCAAGTCCGAACACGACATGCGCCGCGCCGGCACCTGGGACGAGTCCAGGCAGACCCAGACCGACACCATCTGCCCCTATTGCGGCGTCGGTTGCACGCTCCAGCTGCGCGTCCAGGACAACTCGATCGTGAAAGTGACGTCCCCGCTCGACCACGAGGTCACGAGCGGTCATCTGTGCATCAAGGGGCGTTTCGGGTGGCGGTTTGTGCAAAGTCGCGACCTGGGGCGCGAGAAGTAG